In Gigantopelta aegis isolate Gae_Host chromosome 14, Gae_host_genome, whole genome shotgun sequence, the following proteins share a genomic window:
- the LOC121389158 gene encoding uncharacterized protein LOC121389158, whose amino-acid sequence MSRWERYLESIYYDVKHPGSYAGPSKLYQAVKAEGKFKIPLTRIKSWLKGQETYTMTHQVRRKFPHNTYVVEGLDSRWQSDLMDMVSLAKYNDGVRYLMVIIDLFSRYLWVLPLKSKTGNDVVETLTEFWKLESRKPKLFQSDSGSEYKNHKVKALLKSQGITQLFALNETKASYAERVIKTIKMRLHRYMLKNFTYKYMDVLEKVVYSYNHTKHRMLGQTPASVNQTNEGEVRLSQYLIKPKKAIHKKKFTFNIGDKVRVSHLRGTFDREYQEKWSGEIFTIEKRYWSQGKDLYKLKDWGGDAIEGTFYAAELQKVTENPDQLYRIQDIVKRRTRNKQKEVLVKWLHWPKKYNSWIQEEDVVRYQTV is encoded by the coding sequence ATGTCTCGGTGGGAAAGGTACCTAGAGTCTATTTACTACGATGTAAAACATCCTGGGAGTTATGCAGGTCCTAGTAAACTGTATCAAGCTGTTAAAGCAGAgggtaaatttaaaattcctCTGACACGTATTAAATCATGGTTGAAAGGTCAAGAGACCTATACCATGACACATCAAGTGAGGCGAAAGTTTCCACATAATACCTATGTTGTGGAAGGGTTAGACAGTCGCTGGCAATCCGATCTAATGGATATGGTCAGTTTGGCTAAATACAATGACGGGGTGAGATACCTCATGGTGATCATTGACCTGTTCTCCAGGTACTTGTGGGTGCTACCACTCAAGTCGAAAACGGGGAACGACGTGGTAGAGACTTTGACAGAATTCTGGAAATTAGAGTCCAGAAAACCCAAACTGTTTCAGTCCGATTCAGGGTCAGAATACAAGAACCATAaggtcaaagcattgttgaagTCGCAGGGCATAACACAGCTGTTTGCTCTAAATGAAACCAAAGCAAGTTATGCCGAACGGGTCATTAAAACCATCAAAATGCGTCTCCATcgctacatgttaaaaaacTTTACTTACAAGTACATGGATGTTCTAGAGAAAGTCGTCTATAGTTATAACCACACCAAACATCGAATGTTAGGTCAAACACCAGCCAGTGTCAACCAAACGAATGAAGGAGAGGTCCGTCTGTCTCAGTACCTGATCAAACCTAAAAAGGCAATCCACAAAAAGAAGTTTACATTTAACATAGGTGATAAAGTACGAGTGAGTCATCTTCGGGGCACCTTTGATCGGGAATACCAAGAGAAATGGTCTGGCGAAATATTTACCATTGAGAAAAGGTACTGGTCTCAAGGTAAAGACTTGTACAAATTAAAGGACTGGGGTGGTGATGCCATCGAAGGGACATTCTATGCAGCTGAACTTCAAAAGGTGACTGAGAATCCTGATCAACTGTACCGTATCCAAGACATTGTGAAAAGGAGAACTCgtaacaaacagaaagaagtgTTGGTCAAATGGCTTCACTGGCCTAAGAAGTACAATTCGTGGATTCAAGAAGAAGACGTTGTTCGATATCAGACAGTATAA